A genomic region of Ensifer adhaerens contains the following coding sequences:
- a CDS encoding CBS domain-containing protein: MSVKAILDEKGRNVVTVGPQMTVQQAAILLRDNHIGAVIIVDADDQIAGILTERDIVAAIAKQGATCLERPVAAVMWQNVYCCTEEMSVQSLMEMMSKLRARHLPVEKNGQLAGIVSIGDVIKHHIRAIEHETEQIKAYIAG, encoded by the coding sequence ATGTCAGTAAAAGCAATACTCGATGAAAAGGGCCGCAACGTCGTAACGGTCGGCCCGCAGATGACAGTCCAACAGGCTGCCATTCTCTTGCGTGACAATCATATCGGTGCGGTCATCATCGTCGATGCGGACGATCAGATCGCAGGCATCCTCACCGAGCGCGACATCGTCGCAGCGATCGCCAAGCAAGGAGCGACTTGTCTCGAAAGGCCGGTCGCGGCTGTCATGTGGCAGAACGTCTACTGCTGCACCGAGGAAATGTCCGTCCAGTCCCTGATGGAAATGATGAGCAAGCTCAGGGCTCGCCACCTGCCGGTCGAAAAGAATGGTCAGCTCGCAGGCATCGTTTCGATCGGAGATGTGATCAAGCATCATATCCGTGCGATCGAGCACGAGACCGAGCAAATCAAGGCTTACATCGCCGGCTAA
- a CDS encoding patatin-like phospholipase family protein: MLNWTFTRSNQIADLSGPDGTSISTTPPEPATPPQRPKIAIALGGGAARGWAHIGVLRALDEEGIDVGMIAGTSIGALVGGCYLAGKLDELEAFARSLTVRRIAGLLDFAIGGGGLFGGLRLTKRMQEHLQGLSIEGLDRPFIAVATEVHSGHEVWLEKGSLITAIRASYALPGIFEPIKANGRTLIDGALVNPVPVSVCRAHEQQLVVAVNLNYDLYGRSAVVKHSAGLETPDSPLQEKESTHHSRLGMTGVMVQAFNIIQDRISRARLAGDPPDLALHPKLNDIGLSEFHRAGEAIDRGYREAKAKLAEIQRMQDALVR, encoded by the coding sequence ATGTTGAATTGGACTTTTACGCGTAGCAATCAGATTGCAGATTTGTCCGGTCCGGACGGAACATCTATTTCAACAACACCACCAGAACCTGCGACACCTCCGCAAAGACCAAAGATCGCGATTGCCCTTGGCGGCGGCGCCGCTCGCGGCTGGGCCCATATCGGCGTGCTGCGGGCCCTCGACGAAGAAGGCATCGATGTCGGCATGATTGCAGGCACATCGATCGGCGCGCTCGTCGGCGGTTGCTACCTTGCAGGCAAGCTCGACGAACTCGAGGCCTTCGCGCGTTCCCTCACCGTCAGGCGAATTGCAGGGCTGCTCGATTTTGCCATCGGTGGCGGCGGCCTCTTCGGCGGTTTGCGGCTCACCAAGCGCATGCAGGAGCATCTGCAGGGTCTCAGCATCGAGGGGCTCGACAGGCCGTTTATTGCCGTTGCAACCGAAGTACATAGCGGCCACGAAGTTTGGCTCGAAAAGGGATCGCTCATCACCGCGATCCGCGCTTCCTACGCTTTGCCCGGGATCTTCGAGCCGATCAAGGCGAACGGACGCACGCTTATCGATGGCGCGCTGGTCAATCCGGTCCCGGTTTCGGTCTGCCGCGCGCACGAGCAGCAACTCGTCGTCGCTGTGAACCTCAACTATGATCTCTACGGCCGCTCTGCCGTGGTCAAGCACAGCGCCGGGTTGGAAACGCCGGATTCGCCGCTGCAGGAGAAGGAATCAACCCATCACTCCCGCCTCGGCATGACCGGCGTGATGGTGCAGGCCTTCAACATCATCCAGGATCGTATTTCCCGCGCCCGCCTCGCTGGCGACCCGCCGGACCTGGCATTGCATCCCAAGCTTAACGACATCGGCCTCTCGGAGTTTCACCGTGCCGGAGAGGCGATCGACCGGGGTTACCGCGAGGCGAAGGCCAAGCTCGCGGAGATTCAGCGAATGCAGGACGCGCTCGTACGCTGA
- the hisI gene encoding phosphoribosyl-AMP cyclohydrolase, translated as MTLTFDAPSSNKAELETGPAFTPRFDEKGLITAVVTDVRDGELLMVAHMNAEALALTIETGVAHYYSRSRKSLWKKGESSGNLQTVKEIRTDCDQDAIWLKVSVGGHDATCHTGRRSCFYRTVGAENGKATVEITDDHRHFDPAEIYDKN; from the coding sequence ATGACGCTCACCTTCGACGCCCCCTCTTCCAACAAGGCCGAGCTGGAAACCGGACCGGCCTTCACCCCGCGTTTCGATGAGAAGGGGTTGATCACTGCCGTCGTCACCGATGTGCGGGACGGCGAACTCTTGATGGTCGCGCACATGAACGCCGAGGCGTTGGCTTTGACGATCGAGACGGGCGTGGCGCACTATTACAGCCGCTCGCGCAAAAGCCTCTGGAAGAAGGGCGAAAGCTCCGGCAACCTGCAAACGGTCAAGGAAATCCGCACTGATTGCGACCAGGATGCGATCTGGCTCAAGGTCTCCGTCGGCGGTCACGACGCCACCTGCCACACGGGTCGACGGTCCTGCTTCTACCGCACGGTCGGCGCCGAAAACGGCAAGGCGACGGTCGAAATCACCGACGACCACAGGCACTTCGACCCTGCAGAAATCTATGATAAAAATTAA
- the folE gene encoding GTP cyclohydrolase I FolE yields MDAIVKNFPVLDDASGRPTQKEAEDAVRVLLRWAGDDPTREGLRDTPARVAKAYRELFSGYDLVAEDVLGRTFEEVAGYDDMVLVKDIPFYSHCEHHMVPIIGKAHVAYLPNGRVLGLSKIARVVDIYGRRLQTQESMTAQIARSIDESLAPRGVAVMIEAEHMCMAMRGVQKQGSTTLTTTFTGTFQTEPAEQARFMTMIRGFK; encoded by the coding sequence ATGGATGCCATAGTGAAGAATTTTCCTGTGCTCGACGATGCGAGCGGCCGCCCGACCCAGAAGGAAGCGGAGGATGCGGTACGCGTTTTGTTGCGCTGGGCTGGCGACGACCCGACACGCGAAGGCCTGAGGGACACGCCGGCGCGCGTGGCAAAGGCCTATCGCGAACTTTTCAGTGGCTATGATCTCGTTGCCGAGGACGTACTCGGCCGGACCTTCGAAGAGGTTGCCGGCTACGACGACATGGTCCTCGTCAAGGACATTCCGTTCTATTCGCATTGCGAACACCATATGGTGCCGATCATCGGCAAGGCGCATGTTGCCTATCTGCCGAACGGTCGTGTCCTTGGCCTTTCGAAGATCGCCCGCGTGGTCGATATCTATGGCCGCCGGCTGCAGACGCAGGAGTCGATGACGGCACAGATCGCCAGGTCGATCGACGAATCGCTCGCTCCGCGCGGCGTCGCCGTGATGATCGAAGCCGAACACATGTGCATGGCAATGCGTGGCGTTCAGAAGCAAGGCTCGACAACGCTGACCACCACATTTACGGGTACGTTCCAGACGGAACCGGCCGAGCAGGCGCGGTTCATGACCATGATCAGGGGCTTCAAGTAA
- a CDS encoding iron-sulfur cluster assembly scaffold protein, with product MMDDIYNSRILEFAGNIPRVGTLGDADADATAHSKLCGSKVHIWLKMDGDVVTDFAHDVKACALGQASSSIMARHVVGAGADEIRQARADMLAMLKADGEGPSGRFEDMRFLRPVKDYKARHASTMLTFDAVVDAIEQIEAKRLLAAV from the coding sequence ATGATGGATGACATCTACAATAGCCGAATTCTCGAATTTGCCGGCAATATTCCGCGTGTCGGGACGCTCGGCGATGCCGATGCCGACGCGACGGCGCATTCGAAGCTGTGCGGCTCCAAGGTGCATATCTGGTTGAAGATGGACGGCGATGTCGTCACCGATTTTGCCCATGATGTGAAGGCCTGCGCTCTCGGCCAGGCTTCGTCCTCGATCATGGCGCGCCATGTCGTCGGCGCCGGCGCGGACGAAATCCGCCAGGCGCGCGCCGACATGCTCGCCATGTTGAAGGCAGATGGCGAGGGCCCGTCCGGGCGCTTCGAGGATATGCGCTTCCTGCGCCCGGTGAAGGATTACAAGGCGCGTCACGCGTCGACGATGCTGACCTTTGATGCCGTCGTCGATGCTATCGAGCAGATCGAAGCCAAGCGACTGCTCGCGGCCGTCTGA
- the yidD gene encoding membrane protein insertion efficiency factor YidD, producing the protein MCGDPNCRHVPDNGAKPVVRGRNWDGPFRKTPGRLIGMVLVRTYQLTLSSFIGNSCRHLPTCSEFGYEAIARHGFWAGGWMTLFRVARCGPGGTHGFDPVPERLEPRLVWYAPWRYWRPRPKVG; encoded by the coding sequence ATGTGCGGCGATCCGAATTGTCGGCACGTGCCGGACAACGGGGCGAAGCCGGTAGTGCGTGGTCGAAACTGGGACGGTCCGTTTCGCAAGACGCCGGGGCGGCTGATCGGGATGGTACTGGTCCGCACCTATCAGCTCACGCTTTCGAGCTTCATCGGCAACTCGTGCCGCCACCTGCCGACCTGTTCTGAATTCGGCTACGAGGCGATCGCCCGCCATGGCTTCTGGGCCGGAGGCTGGATGACGCTGTTTCGCGTGGCGCGCTGCGGTCCGGGCGGGACGCATGGTTTCGATCCGGTGCCGGAGCGGCTAGAGCCTCGCCTCGTGTGGTACGCGCCGTGGCGCTACTGGCGACCGCGGCCGAAGGTTGGATGA
- a CDS encoding DUF2267 domain-containing protein, protein MIAMPMPMEYRQASADFDRFILDARNLAGLQTTNQAYTMVQAVLQTFRRRLELEDAILFADVLPPVLRAIFVAEWDLEEPKSPFSGRVALTREVQALRPDHNVSPDSAIADVAAALRRNIDEAKLDRVLARLPAGAADFWRA, encoded by the coding sequence ATGATCGCCATGCCCATGCCGATGGAATACCGCCAGGCCTCTGCTGATTTCGATCGCTTCATCCTCGATGCGCGCAATCTTGCCGGGCTCCAGACGACGAACCAGGCCTATACGATGGTTCAGGCGGTACTGCAGACGTTTCGGCGACGGCTGGAACTGGAGGATGCCATCCTGTTTGCAGATGTCTTGCCGCCCGTGCTGCGCGCGATCTTCGTTGCCGAATGGGACCTCGAGGAACCGAAGAGCCCGTTTTCGGGTCGCGTCGCCCTGACCCGCGAGGTGCAGGCGCTCCGGCCCGATCACAATGTTTCGCCGGACAGCGCCATTGCCGATGTGGCAGCCGCCTTGCGTCGAAACATCGATGAGGCGAAGTTGGACCGGGTTCTCGCCCGATTGCCGGCGGGTGCTGCGGATTTCTGGCGCGCGTGA
- the thrS gene encoding threonine--tRNA ligase — MSNPVSLTFPDGSVREYPFGTTGRDVAESISKSLAKKAVAIALDDELRDLSDPVTNGRLEIVVREDKRSLELIRHDAAHVMAEAVQELWPGTQVTIGPVIDNGFYYDFARNEPFTPDDLPLIEKRMKEIVARNKPFTKQVWSREKARQVFADKGEAYKVELVDAIPEGQDLKIYYQGDWFDLCRGPHMASTGQIGTAFKLMKVAGAYWRGDSNNAMLTRIYGTAWHTQEELDQYLHVLAEAEKRDHRRLGREMDLFHFQEEGPGVVFWHGKGWRMFQTLVAYMRRRLANTYQEVNAPQVLDKSLWETSGHWGWYRDNMFKVTVAGDETDDERIFALKPMNCPGHIQIFKHGLKSYRELPVRLAEFGNVHRYEPSGALHGLMRVRGFTQDDAHVFCTDEQMAEECLRINDLILSVYEDFGFKEVVVKLSTRPDKRVGSDELWDRAESVMMDVLKTIEAQSEGRIKTGILPGEGAFYGPKFEYTLKDAIGREWQCGTTQVDFNLPERFGAFYIDKESEKRQPVMIHRAICGSMERFLGILIENFAGHMPLWVSPLQIVVATITSEADDYGREVAELLRDAGLTVETDFRNEKINYKVREHSVTKVPVIVVCGKREAEERSVNIRRLGSQAQTAMTLDEAIASLSLEAMAPDLKRKAEKKARG; from the coding sequence ATGTCGAATCCTGTTTCCCTTACATTTCCTGATGGCTCGGTGCGCGAATATCCCTTCGGCACGACCGGCCGTGACGTGGCAGAATCGATTTCGAAGTCGCTCGCCAAGAAGGCGGTTGCGATCGCGCTCGACGACGAGCTGCGCGATCTGTCCGATCCGGTGACCAATGGTCGCCTAGAGATCGTCGTTCGCGAGGACAAGCGTTCGCTCGAACTCATCCGCCACGATGCCGCGCACGTGATGGCCGAGGCGGTGCAGGAGCTGTGGCCGGGAACGCAGGTGACCATCGGTCCGGTCATCGACAACGGCTTCTACTACGACTTCGCCCGCAACGAACCCTTCACGCCGGATGACTTGCCGCTGATCGAAAAGCGGATGAAGGAGATCGTTGCCCGCAACAAGCCCTTCACCAAGCAAGTCTGGTCGCGCGAAAAGGCCCGTCAGGTGTTTGCCGACAAGGGCGAGGCCTACAAGGTCGAGCTCGTCGATGCGATCCCCGAGGGACAGGATCTCAAGATCTACTACCAGGGCGACTGGTTCGACCTTTGCCGCGGCCCGCACATGGCCTCCACCGGCCAGATCGGCACAGCCTTCAAGCTGATGAAGGTGGCTGGTGCCTATTGGCGCGGCGACAGCAACAATGCCATGCTGACCCGTATCTACGGCACGGCCTGGCACACCCAGGAAGAGCTCGACCAGTACCTGCACGTGCTTGCCGAAGCCGAGAAGCGTGACCACCGTCGCCTCGGCCGCGAAATGGACCTGTTCCATTTCCAGGAAGAAGGCCCGGGCGTCGTCTTCTGGCATGGCAAGGGATGGCGCATGTTCCAGACGCTGGTGGCCTACATGCGCCGCCGGCTCGCCAACACCTACCAGGAAGTCAACGCGCCGCAGGTGCTCGACAAGTCGCTCTGGGAAACCTCGGGTCACTGGGGTTGGTACCGCGACAACATGTTCAAGGTGACGGTCGCCGGTGACGAAACCGACGACGAGCGCATCTTCGCGCTGAAGCCGATGAACTGCCCAGGCCACATCCAGATCTTCAAGCACGGCCTGAAGTCCTATCGCGAACTGCCGGTGCGGCTCGCCGAATTCGGCAACGTTCATCGCTACGAGCCGTCGGGCGCTCTGCATGGCCTGATGCGCGTACGCGGCTTCACCCAGGACGATGCGCACGTCTTCTGCACCGACGAGCAGATGGCGGAGGAATGCCTGCGCATCAACGACCTGATCCTCTCGGTCTATGAGGACTTCGGCTTCAAGGAAGTCGTGGTCAAGCTCTCCACCCGTCCGGACAAGCGCGTCGGTTCCGACGAGCTCTGGGACCGCGCCGAAAGCGTGATGATGGACGTGCTGAAGACGATCGAGGCGCAGTCGGAAGGCCGCATCAAGACCGGCATCCTGCCGGGCGAGGGCGCCTTCTATGGTCCGAAGTTCGAGTACACGCTGAAGGACGCGATCGGCCGCGAATGGCAGTGCGGCACGACCCAGGTCGACTTCAACCTGCCGGAGCGCTTCGGTGCCTTCTACATCGACAAGGAATCGGAAAAGCGCCAGCCCGTCATGATCCATCGTGCCATCTGCGGCTCGATGGAGCGATTCCTCGGCATCCTGATCGAAAACTTCGCCGGGCACATGCCGCTGTGGGTTTCGCCGTTGCAGATCGTCGTTGCGACGATCACCTCGGAAGCTGACGACTACGGTCGTGAGGTTGCCGAGCTTCTGCGCGACGCAGGCTTGACCGTCGAGACCGACTTCCGCAACGAGAAGATCAACTACAAGGTTCGCGAACACTCGGTCACGAAGGTTCCGGTCATTGTCGTCTGCGGCAAGCGCGAAGCTGAAGAGCGTTCGGTCAACATCCGCCGTCTGGGTTCGCAGGCGCAGACTGCGATGACGCTCGACGAAGCGATTGCCTCTCTCTCTCTGGAAGCCATGGCCCCGGATCTCAAGCGCAAGGCCGAAAAGAAAGCCCGGGGTTGA
- a CDS encoding lysophospholipid acyltransferase family protein — translation MQFKELSYANENDRRLKRWFIRSIEGLSGRNRYAKLYTRWRSDIVGKSDRVFGEMLQLIDVKLRTQGEWPPRQLPDTPIVIIANHPFGIGDGIAVLALAEQLGRPFRVLINNELLKVPEMAPYSLPVSFEETKEALAVNMATRHEALRLLKEGVTIVIFPAGGVATAPKGFGRAEDLPWKIFPAKLIQAARASVIPIYFEGQNGPMFHLASKISLTLRLSLLIREFRRLSGTTIAARIGRVLTPEDLGACGDRKDLLARIYDAVFSMAPPRRRFMRRAG, via the coding sequence GTGCAGTTCAAAGAGCTGTCTTACGCCAATGAAAACGACCGGCGCCTGAAGCGCTGGTTCATTCGCTCCATCGAGGGCCTGTCGGGCCGCAACCGCTATGCAAAGCTTTACACGCGCTGGCGGTCCGACATTGTCGGCAAGAGCGATCGGGTCTTCGGTGAAATGCTGCAGCTGATCGATGTGAAGCTGCGAACCCAAGGCGAGTGGCCGCCGCGGCAATTGCCCGATACGCCGATCGTCATCATCGCCAATCATCCCTTCGGCATCGGCGACGGCATCGCCGTTTTGGCGCTTGCCGAACAGCTTGGCCGTCCATTCCGCGTCCTTATCAACAACGAACTGCTGAAGGTGCCGGAAATGGCGCCTTACTCGCTGCCGGTGTCGTTCGAGGAGACGAAGGAAGCGCTGGCCGTCAACATGGCGACGCGCCATGAAGCGCTGCGCCTGTTGAAGGAAGGTGTGACCATCGTGATCTTTCCCGCCGGCGGCGTCGCGACAGCCCCCAAGGGCTTCGGCCGCGCCGAAGACCTGCCCTGGAAGATCTTTCCCGCGAAATTGATCCAGGCCGCGCGGGCAAGCGTCATCCCGATCTATTTCGAAGGCCAGAACGGTCCCATGTTCCATCTGGCGAGCAAGATCTCACTGACGCTGAGGCTTTCGCTGCTGATCCGCGAGTTCCGACGCCTGTCCGGCACGACGATTGCGGCGCGCATCGGCCGTGTGCTGACGCCCGAGGACCTCGGTGCCTGTGGTGATCGCAAGGACCTGCTGGCCCGCATCTATGACGCGGTCTTCTCCATGGCGCCGCCGCGTAGGCGGTTCATGCGGCGCGCGGGCTGA
- a CDS encoding nitroreductase family protein — protein sequence MKTEIKLVDYLASRRSIPAFQMAEPGPSKAEVEEMLKLASRVPDHGKLAPWRFIVYRGEERARISAELKAMALATKPDLSEEMIKVEETRLTRAPVVVAVVSTAAPHFKIPEWEQLMSAGAVCLNLLMAANALGYASNWLTEWFAFDERVYPLLGVKPGEKLAGFIHIGTAMVPPTERPRPELAEIVTWVGEGA from the coding sequence ATGAAAACCGAAATTAAGCTTGTTGATTATCTCGCGTCCCGTCGCTCGATCCCTGCATTCCAGATGGCCGAACCCGGTCCCAGCAAGGCCGAGGTCGAGGAGATGCTGAAGCTCGCCTCGCGCGTGCCGGACCATGGCAAGCTCGCCCCCTGGCGCTTCATCGTCTATCGCGGCGAGGAGAGGGCGCGCATCAGCGCGGAGCTGAAGGCGATGGCGCTTGCAACGAAGCCCGATCTCTCGGAAGAAATGATCAAGGTCGAGGAAACGCGGCTGACGCGCGCGCCGGTCGTGGTCGCCGTGGTCAGCACGGCTGCGCCGCACTTCAAGATCCCGGAATGGGAGCAGTTGATGTCTGCCGGCGCCGTATGCCTCAATCTGCTGATGGCCGCAAACGCCCTCGGCTATGCCTCCAACTGGCTGACCGAATGGTTCGCCTTCGACGAGCGCGTTTATCCCTTGCTGGGCGTCAAGCCGGGTGAGAAGCTAGCTGGCTTCATTCACATCGGTACCGCGATGGTGCCGCCGACGGAACGGCCGAGGCCGGAACTCGCAGAGATCGTCACCTGGGTCGGTGAGGGCGCCTGA
- a CDS encoding flavin reductase family protein: MFYDTASNRHGMPHDPFKAIVSPRPIGWIGTRSADGSLNLAPYSFFNVIADRPKLVMFSSSGYKDSVRNIEATGEFTASFASRSLAEAVNKTSIPAPHGESEFEIAGLTPVDGTLVKAPFVAEAFAALECRTTEMFQPKGLDSEVSDNYVVIGQVVGIHIREEAIRDGRFDMATVRPLARLGYMDYCDGGDVFQMTRPTR, encoded by the coding sequence ATGTTCTACGATACGGCCTCGAATCGTCACGGCATGCCGCATGACCCCTTCAAGGCCATCGTATCGCCGCGGCCGATCGGTTGGATCGGCACGCGGTCGGCTGACGGCTCGCTGAACCTCGCGCCCTATTCCTTCTTCAATGTCATCGCCGACCGGCCGAAACTCGTGATGTTCTCGTCGAGCGGATACAAGGATTCGGTCCGCAACATCGAAGCAACCGGCGAGTTCACGGCGAGCTTCGCCAGCCGCAGTCTCGCCGAGGCCGTGAACAAGACGTCGATACCGGCGCCGCACGGCGAGAGCGAATTCGAGATCGCCGGGCTCACGCCGGTTGACGGCACCCTGGTGAAGGCGCCATTCGTTGCCGAGGCCTTTGCTGCGCTCGAGTGCCGGACGACGGAAATGTTTCAGCCGAAGGGTCTGGATAGCGAAGTGTCCGACAACTATGTCGTCATCGGCCAAGTTGTCGGAATTCATATCCGCGAGGAAGCAATTCGCGATGGCCGCTTCGACATGGCGACGGTCAGGCCGCTGGCCCGTCTTGGCTACATGGATTATTGCGATGGCGGCGATGTCTTCCAGATGACGCGCCCGACCCGTTGA